A genomic window from Flavobacterium sp. I3-2 includes:
- the carA gene encoding glutamine-hydrolyzing carbamoyl-phosphate synthase small subunit — translation MKYTSRDKAIILLSDGTIFYGKSIGIKGTTTGEICFNTGVTGYQEIFTDPSYYGQIMLSTNAHIGNYGVHEDEVDSDGIKISGLVCKNFSFNYSRPAASGSLYDYFEKKNLVVVSDVDTRALVSYIRDNGAMNAVISTDGKSIEELKAILNDVPNMNGLELASKVSTKEPYFYGNPDAPFKVAALDLGIKTNILRCFNERDVYVKVFPYNTPFVDLNAFNPDGYFLSNGPGDPQPLTGVIDVAKEMIASDKPVFGICLGHQLIALSQGISTYKMFNGHRGINHPIMNAISGKGEITSQNHGFAVSREEVEVNHNVEITHYHLNDNTVAGIRLKDKSVFSVQYHPESSPGPNDSKYLFDEFVQNMKTYKEA, via the coding sequence ATGAAATATACTTCAAGAGATAAAGCGATTATCTTATTAAGCGACGGAACCATTTTCTACGGTAAATCTATCGGAATTAAAGGTACTACTACTGGTGAAATTTGTTTTAATACTGGTGTAACTGGTTATCAAGAAATTTTTACTGACCCATCTTATTACGGTCAAATTATGTTGTCAACGAATGCTCATATCGGTAACTATGGGGTACATGAAGATGAAGTTGATTCTGACGGAATTAAGATTTCAGGTTTGGTTTGTAAAAATTTTAGTTTTAATTATTCACGTCCTGCAGCATCAGGATCTTTGTATGATTATTTCGAAAAGAAAAATTTAGTTGTCGTTTCAGATGTTGATACACGTGCTTTAGTGAGTTATATTCGTGATAACGGAGCTATGAATGCTGTGATTTCAACTGATGGTAAATCTATTGAAGAATTAAAAGCAATTTTAAATGACGTTCCAAACATGAATGGATTAGAGTTGGCTTCTAAAGTTTCTACAAAAGAACCTTATTTTTATGGAAATCCTGATGCGCCTTTCAAAGTTGCTGCTTTAGATTTAGGTATTAAAACAAATATTTTAAGATGTTTTAATGAGCGCGATGTTTATGTGAAGGTTTTTCCTTACAACACACCATTTGTAGATTTAAATGCTTTTAATCCAGATGGATATTTCTTATCTAATGGGCCTGGTGATCCACAGCCATTAACTGGAGTGATTGATGTAGCTAAAGAAATGATTGCTTCTGATAAACCTGTTTTTGGAATTTGTTTAGGACATCAATTAATTGCTCTTTCTCAAGGAATTTCTACTTATAAAATGTTTAATGGACACCGTGGAATTAACCATCCGATTATGAATGCAATTTCAGGTAAAGGTGAAATAACTTCTCAAAATCACGGTTTTGCTGTTTCTAGAGAAGAAGTTGAAGTTAATCATAATGTAGAAATTACACATTATCATTTAAATGACAATACAGTTGCTGGAATTAGATTAAAAGATAAATCTGTATTCTCTGTTCAATATCATCCTGAATCATCTCCTGGGCCAAACGATTCAAAATATTTATTTGACGAGTTTGTTCAGAATATGAAAACATATAAAGAAGCTTAG
- the rplQ gene encoding 50S ribosomal protein L17: MRHGKKINHLSRQSAHRKAMLANMACSLIEHKRINTTVAKAKALKQYIEPLVTKSKTDDTHNRRIVFSYLKDKYAVTELFREVAAKVGDRPGGYTRIIKLGNRLGDNADMAMIELVDFNEIYNAGAKEVKKATTRRGRKKADAAPATEATAETSTETNE, from the coding sequence ATGAGACACGGAAAAAAAATAAATCACTTAAGCCGCCAATCTGCACACAGAAAAGCGATGTTGGCTAATATGGCTTGTTCTTTAATTGAGCACAAGCGTATTAACACTACAGTTGCTAAAGCTAAAGCTTTAAAACAATATATTGAGCCTTTAGTAACTAAATCTAAAACAGACGACACTCATAACCGTCGTATTGTTTTCTCTTACTTAAAAGATAAGTATGCTGTAACTGAATTATTCAGAGAAGTTGCTGCTAAAGTAGGTGACCGTCCAGGTGGATACACACGTATTATTAAGTTAGGAAATCGTTTAGGAGATAACGCTGATATGGCGATGATTGAATTAGTTGATTTCAACGAAATTTATAATGCTGGTGCTAAAGAAGTGAAAAAAGCTACTACTCGTAGAGGTAGAAAAAAAGCTGATGCTGCTCCTGCAACTGAAGCTACTGCTGAAACTTCAACAGAAACTAATGAATAA
- a CDS encoding DNA-directed RNA polymerase subunit alpha, with protein sequence MAIFNFQKPDKVIMIDSTDFKGKFEFRPLEPGYGLTIGNALRRVLLSSLEGFAITSVRIEGVDHEFSTIAGVVEDVTEIILNLKQVRFKRQIEDIDNESVTISFTGKEQLTAGDFQKFVSGFQVLNPELVICNLESDITINMELTIEKGRGYVPAEENKKSNAPIGTIFTDSIYTPVKNVKYAIENYRVEQKTDYEKLVFDIVTDGSIHPKDALTEAAKTLIHHFMLFSDERITLEADEIAQTETYDEESLHMRQLLKTKLVDLDLSVRALNCLKAAEVDTLGDLVSYNKNDLMKFRNFGKKSLTELEELVQVKSLSFGMDLSKYKLDKE encoded by the coding sequence ATGGCAATATTTAATTTTCAAAAGCCCGATAAAGTTATCATGATCGATTCAACCGATTTTAAAGGTAAATTTGAATTTAGACCTTTAGAACCTGGTTACGGATTGACTATCGGTAACGCACTAAGAAGAGTACTTCTGTCATCACTTGAAGGATTTGCAATTACGTCTGTTCGTATTGAAGGTGTTGATCATGAGTTTTCTACTATCGCTGGTGTAGTTGAAGATGTTACTGAAATTATCTTAAATCTAAAACAAGTACGTTTTAAACGTCAAATTGAGGATATCGATAATGAATCAGTTACAATTTCATTTACTGGTAAGGAACAATTAACAGCTGGTGATTTCCAAAAATTCGTTTCTGGATTCCAAGTTTTAAACCCTGAATTAGTTATCTGTAATTTAGAGAGTGATATCACTATCAATATGGAGTTAACTATTGAAAAAGGGCGTGGTTATGTTCCAGCAGAAGAAAACAAAAAATCAAACGCTCCAATAGGAACTATTTTTACAGACTCTATTTATACGCCTGTAAAAAATGTTAAATATGCTATCGAGAACTACCGTGTTGAACAAAAAACTGATTACGAAAAATTAGTTTTTGATATCGTTACAGATGGTTCTATTCATCCTAAAGACGCATTGACTGAAGCAGCTAAAACGTTGATTCACCATTTCATGTTATTTTCTGATGAAAGAATCACTCTTGAGGCCGATGAAATTGCTCAAACTGAAACATATGATGAGGAGTCATTACATATGAGACAGCTTCTAAAAACGAAATTGGTAGATTTAGACCTTTCAGTAAGAGCGTTAAATTGTTTAAAAGCGGCTGAAGTTGACACATTAGGCGATTTAGTTTCTTATAACAAAAACGATTTAATGAAATTTAGAAATTTCGGTAAGAAATCTTTAACTGAATTAGAAGAACTAGTTCAAGTGAAAAGTTTATCTTTCGGAATGGATCTATCAAAATACAAATTAGATAAAGAATAA
- the rpsD gene encoding 30S ribosomal protein S4, with protein sequence MARYTGPQTKIARKFGEAIFGDDKSFEKRNYPPGQHGMAKRRGKKSEYAIQLMEKQKAKYSYGILEKQFRNLFKKAAASKGVTGEVLIQLCESRLDNVVYRMGIAPSRRAARQIVSHRHVTVNGELVNIPSYQLKAGDKVAVREKSKSLEAIERSLSNSSAVYEWITWNNDTKEGTFVSVPARLQVPENIKEQLIVELYNK encoded by the coding sequence ATGGCAAGATATACTGGTCCACAAACTAAAATTGCTCGTAAATTTGGTGAAGCAATCTTCGGTGATGACAAATCATTCGAAAAAAGAAATTACCCTCCAGGACAACATGGAATGGCGAAAAGAAGAGGTAAAAAATCTGAATACGCTATCCAGTTAATGGAAAAACAAAAAGCTAAATACTCTTATGGTATCTTAGAAAAACAATTCCGTAACTTATTTAAAAAAGCTGCTGCATCTAAAGGTGTAACTGGTGAAGTTTTAATTCAGTTATGTGAATCAAGATTAGACAATGTTGTTTACAGAATGGGTATTGCTCCTTCTCGTAGAGCTGCACGTCAAATCGTTTCTCACAGACACGTTACTGTAAATGGAGAATTAGTAAACATCCCATCTTATCAATTAAAAGCTGGTGATAAAGTAGCTGTTCGCGAAAAATCTAAGTCTCTTGAAGCAATAGAGCGTTCGTTATCTAATTCTAGCGCTGTTTATGAATGGATTACTTGGAATAATGATACTAAAGAGGGAACTTTCGTTTCTGTTCCTGCTAGACTTCAAGTTCCAGAAAACATCAAAGAACAGTTAATCGTAGAGTTGTACAACAAATAA
- the rpsK gene encoding 30S ribosomal protein S11 encodes MAKANTKKRKVIVESTGEAHINATFNNIIISLTNKKGEVISWSSAGKMGFRGSKKNTPYAAQMAAEDCGKVALEAGLKKVKVYVKGPGNGRESAIRSIHNSGIEVTEIIDITPIPHNGCRPPKRRRV; translated from the coding sequence ATGGCTAAAGCAAATACAAAAAAACGTAAGGTTATAGTTGAGTCTACTGGAGAAGCTCATATCAATGCGACTTTCAATAACATCATCATTTCGTTAACAAACAAAAAAGGTGAAGTTATCTCTTGGTCATCAGCAGGTAAAATGGGATTCCGTGGTTCTAAAAAGAATACACCTTATGCAGCTCAAATGGCAGCAGAAGATTGTGGTAAAGTAGCTTTAGAAGCTGGACTTAAAAAAGTGAAAGTTTACGTTAAAGGGCCAGGAAATGGTAGAGAATCTGCAATACGTTCTATCCACAACAGTGGAATTGAAGTAACAGAAATTATCGATATCACTCCAATCCCTCACAATGGATGTCGTCCTCCAAAAAGAAGAAGAGTATAA
- the rpsM gene encoding 30S ribosomal protein S13, with protein MARIAGVDIPKNKRGIIALTYIFGIGSSRSKEILAKAEVDENKKVSEWNDDEIGAIREAVSYFKIEGELRSEISLNIKRLMDIGCNRGIRHRAGLPLRGQRTKNNSRTRKGKRKTVANKKKATK; from the coding sequence ATGGCAAGAATCGCAGGGGTAGATATACCTAAAAATAAAAGAGGAATTATTGCTTTAACTTATATCTTCGGAATAGGTTCAAGTAGATCAAAAGAGATTTTAGCAAAAGCTGAAGTTGACGAGAACAAAAAAGTTTCAGAATGGAATGATGACGAGATCGGAGCTATCCGTGAAGCTGTTTCTTATTTCAAAATTGAAGGTGAGTTACGTTCTGAAATTTCATTAAACATCAAACGTTTAATGGATATCGGATGTAATAGAGGTATTCGTCATAGAGCTGGTCTTCCATTAAGAGGACAAAGAACTAAAAATAACTCTAGAACAAGAAAAGGTAAAAGAAAAACTGTTGCTAACAAGAAAAAAGCAACTAAATAA
- the ykgO gene encoding type B 50S ribosomal protein L36: MKVRASVKKRSAECIIVRRKGRLYVINKKNPRFKQRQG, from the coding sequence ATGAAAGTAAGAGCATCAGTTAAAAAAAGAAGTGCAGAGTGCATTATTGTACGTAGAAAAGGTAGATTATACGTTATTAATAAAAAGAATCCTAGATTTAAACAAAGACAAGGATAA
- the infA gene encoding translation initiation factor IF-1 — protein MAKQSAIEQDGAIIEALSNAMFRVELENGHIVIAHISGKMRMHYIKLLPGDKVKLEMSPYDLSKARITYRY, from the coding sequence ATGGCAAAACAATCAGCAATAGAACAAGACGGAGCAATTATTGAAGCATTATCAAATGCAATGTTTCGTGTAGAATTAGAGAATGGACATATTGTAATCGCTCATATTTCTGGAAAAATGCGTATGCATTACATCAAATTATTACCTGGTGATAAAGTGAAATTAGAAATGAGTCCTTATGATTTGTCTAAAGCAAGAATTACTTATAGATACTAA
- the secY gene encoding preprotein translocase subunit SecY, producing MKKFFETFANIWKIEELKNKILLTLGLLLVYRFGTQVTLPGIDATRLQALSDQTDQGIGWLINVFTGGAFSQASVFALGIMPYISASIVVQLMGIAVPYLQKLQNDGESGRKKMTQITRWLTIGITLIQGPGYIYNLYKQLPPDAFLLGFDDFSFLFSSVLILTTGTVFAMWLGEKITDKGIGNGISLLIMVGILANLPQSFIQEIQSRLAVGNGGPIMIVFEIIIWLLIIIACILLTMAVRKIAVQYARRSASGEYDASSVNGNRQWIPLKLNASGVMPIIFAQAIMFIPAAVAGLSSSDTAQSITATFSNIFGWEYNLVFALLIIIFTYFYTAITVPTNKMADDLKRSGGFIPGVRPGAETADYLDRIMSLITFPGSLFLAIIAIFPAIAVSLLGIQQGWAMFYGGTSLLIMVSVAIDTIQQVNSYLLNKQYDGLMKSGKNRKAIA from the coding sequence ATGAAGAAGTTTTTTGAAACATTTGCCAATATTTGGAAAATTGAAGAACTTAAGAATAAAATCTTATTAACTTTAGGATTGTTACTTGTGTACCGTTTTGGTACGCAAGTAACATTACCAGGTATTGATGCTACAAGATTACAAGCTTTATCAGATCAAACAGATCAGGGTATTGGATGGTTAATCAACGTATTTACAGGAGGAGCTTTCTCACAAGCATCTGTATTTGCACTTGGTATTATGCCTTATATCTCTGCTTCGATTGTAGTTCAGTTAATGGGTATTGCTGTACCATATTTACAAAAACTTCAAAATGATGGAGAAAGTGGTAGAAAGAAAATGACTCAAATTACGAGATGGTTAACTATCGGAATTACCTTAATTCAAGGTCCAGGTTATATCTATAATTTGTACAAACAATTACCACCAGATGCCTTTTTATTAGGTTTCGATGATTTTTCTTTCTTGTTCTCTTCAGTATTAATCTTGACTACAGGTACAGTTTTTGCTATGTGGTTAGGTGAGAAAATCACTGATAAAGGTATAGGTAACGGTATTTCTTTACTTATTATGGTTGGAATTCTTGCTAATTTGCCACAATCGTTTATTCAAGAGATTCAATCTCGTTTAGCGGTAGGAAATGGTGGTCCAATTATGATTGTTTTTGAAATTATAATCTGGTTACTTATTATAATTGCATGTATATTGTTAACTATGGCAGTTCGTAAGATTGCTGTTCAATATGCAAGAAGAAGTGCTTCAGGTGAATACGATGCATCTTCAGTTAATGGAAATAGACAATGGATTCCTTTGAAATTAAATGCATCTGGTGTAATGCCAATCATTTTTGCTCAAGCAATCATGTTTATACCAGCGGCTGTGGCAGGTTTATCTTCTTCAGATACTGCGCAATCAATTACTGCAACTTTCAGTAATATATTTGGTTGGGAATATAATTTAGTTTTTGCCTTGTTAATTATAATTTTTACTTATTTTTACACCGCAATTACAGTTCCTACTAATAAGATGGCAGACGATTTAAAACGTAGTGGTGGATTCATTCCGGGAGTACGTCCTGGAGCAGAAACTGCAGACTATTTAGATCGAATTATGTCTTTAATTACGTTTCCAGGATCATTGTTTTTAGCAATAATTGCAATATTTCCTGCAATTGCTGTATCTTTGCTTGGAATTCAACAAGGATGGGCTATGTTTTACGGAGGAACTTCCTTACTAATTATGGTAAGTGTTGCGATAGATACTATCCAACAAGTTAATTCATACTTATTAAACAAGCAATATGATGGCTTGATGAAAAGTGGTAAAAACAGAAAAGCAATCGCTTAG
- the rplO gene encoding 50S ribosomal protein L15: protein MNLSNLQPASGSVHNQNKRVGRGEGSGKGGTSTRGHKGAKSRSGYSKKIGFEGGQMPLQRRVPKFGFKNINRVEYVGINLDTLQLMVDNGIITDTVDFNTLVENGLTSKKSLVKILGRGELKSKLKVTAHKFTASAKAAIEAAGGEVVSL, encoded by the coding sequence ATGAATTTAAGTAATTTACAACCAGCAAGCGGTTCTGTACATAATCAAAATAAAAGAGTAGGACGCGGAGAAGGTTCTGGAAAAGGTGGTACTTCTACAAGAGGGCACAAAGGAGCTAAATCACGTTCAGGTTACTCTAAGAAAATTGGTTTTGAAGGAGGTCAAATGCCTTTACAGAGACGTGTACCTAAATTTGGTTTTAAAAATATCAACAGAGTAGAGTATGTAGGAATCAATCTTGATACTTTACAATTAATGGTTGATAACGGAATAATAACTGACACTGTTGATTTCAACACGTTAGTAGAAAATGGATTAACTTCTAAAAAGAGCTTAGTAAAGATTTTGGGAAGAGGAGAGCTTAAGTCTAAATTAAAAGTTACTGCTCACAAATTTACTGCGTCTGCTAAAGCGGCTATTGAAGCAGCAGGTGGAGAAGTAGTATCTTTATAA
- the rpmD gene encoding 50S ribosomal protein L30 yields the protein MSKIKVKQVRSKINCPENQKRTLAALGLRKMGQVVEHDNTPAIKGMVNKVQHLVSVEEIN from the coding sequence ATGTCAAAAATTAAAGTAAAACAAGTAAGAAGCAAAATCAATTGTCCAGAGAATCAAAAAAGAACGTTAGCGGCTTTAGGATTACGTAAAATGGGACAAGTTGTTGAGCATGATAATACACCAGCTATCAAAGGAATGGTAAATAAAGTTCAACATTTGGTTTCTGTAGAAGAAATTAATTAA
- the rpsE gene encoding 30S ribosomal protein S5, with protein sequence MYQNYKNVEFVKPSGLDLKDRLVSVNRVTKVTKGGRAFGFSAVVVVGDENGVVGHGLGKSKDVSEAIAKAVEDAKKNLVRIPLNGSTIPHEQKGKFGGARVFLIPASLGTGVIAGGSVRAVLESVGIHNVLSKSQGSSNPHNVVKATFDALLQMRSALTVAKQRGISLEKVFKS encoded by the coding sequence ATGTATCAAAATTATAAAAACGTAGAATTTGTAAAACCAAGTGGTCTTGATTTAAAAGATCGTTTGGTAAGTGTAAACCGTGTTACTAAAGTAACTAAAGGTGGTAGAGCTTTCGGGTTCTCTGCTGTAGTTGTAGTAGGTGACGAAAACGGTGTAGTGGGTCATGGTTTAGGTAAATCAAAAGATGTTTCTGAAGCAATTGCTAAAGCTGTTGAAGATGCTAAGAAAAACTTAGTTCGTATTCCATTAAATGGAAGTACTATTCCTCACGAGCAAAAAGGTAAATTTGGTGGAGCTAGAGTTTTCTTAATTCCTGCTTCATTAGGTACCGGAGTAATCGCTGGTGGATCTGTACGTGCAGTATTAGAATCAGTTGGTATTCACAACGTATTATCAAAATCTCAAGGATCTTCAAACCCTCATAACGTAGTTAAAGCAACTTTTGATGCTTTATTACAAATGAGAAGTGCTCTTACAGTTGCAAAACAAAGAGGAATTTCTTTAGAGAAAGTATTTAAATCTTAA
- the rplR gene encoding 50S ribosomal protein L18, with amino-acid sequence MSLNKSERRQRIKYRVRKIVSGTAARPRLSVFRSNKEIYAQIIDDVNGTTLVAASSREAGVTGTTKIETAASVGKLIAEKALKAGIDTISFDRGGYLYHGRVKSLADGAREAGLKF; translated from the coding sequence ATGTCATTAAACAAATCTGAAAGAAGACAAAGAATTAAATACAGAGTTAGAAAAATCGTTAGCGGTACTGCTGCTAGACCAAGATTATCTGTATTTAGAAGTAATAAGGAAATCTATGCTCAAATCATAGACGACGTTAACGGAACAACTCTAGTTGCTGCATCATCAAGAGAAGCAGGAGTAACCGGAACAACCAAAATTGAAACTGCTGCATCAGTTGGAAAACTTATCGCAGAGAAGGCTTTAAAAGCTGGTATCGATACAATCTCTTTCGATAGAGGTGGGTATTTATACCACGGACGTGTGAAATCATTAGCTGACGGAGCTAGAGAAGCTGGATTAAAATTCTAA